The Pyrococcus kukulkanii genome contains a region encoding:
- a CDS encoding MJ1477/TM1410 family putative glycoside hydrolase, protein MRYLPIIILLVFASACISQGDNVQTLSSTSAVTQNVTPSTHSPTSALGVTPSTQTPSGPHLSDNRSSKGSSLSSVRSWACWLQNASPAVIAESGFDLIVMDYSRDGSDATAYTREEIEEIKGADVIPIAYISIGEAEDYRFYWNESWKDNPPGWLGPENPNWEGDYAVKYWDEGWKKIVFQYLDKIIAQGFMGVYLDKVDEYWFWAENGYNESWTAKRMIEFILEIANYTRSKAGQDFIIIPQNGEYLLEYDNGTLLATVSGWASEDVFYDGLEPSPWIAEKVPLLKKVVEVGKPVFVVDYVDDGTRSEENLSRILDFIEKARKEGFIPYATFEDRKLDRLDVIPGIQPPLN, encoded by the coding sequence ATGCGATACTTGCCAATCATAATCCTGCTCGTCTTTGCATCGGCCTGCATTTCTCAGGGTGACAACGTCCAAACGCTCTCCTCGACTTCCGCCGTAACCCAAAATGTCACCCCGAGCACCCACTCCCCAACCTCAGCTCTGGGAGTGACCCCATCAACTCAGACTCCCTCAGGCCCACACCTAAGCGATAACAGGAGCTCTAAAGGGTCGTCCCTCTCATCCGTGAGGAGCTGGGCCTGCTGGCTTCAGAATGCGAGTCCTGCTGTGATAGCCGAGAGCGGCTTTGACCTAATCGTCATGGACTACTCCAGGGACGGGAGTGACGCAACCGCTTACACGCGCGAGGAAATAGAGGAGATTAAAGGGGCTGACGTAATCCCGATTGCTTACATCAGCATCGGCGAGGCCGAAGATTATCGCTTCTACTGGAACGAGAGCTGGAAAGATAATCCACCCGGGTGGCTCGGCCCGGAGAACCCTAACTGGGAAGGCGACTACGCCGTCAAGTACTGGGATGAGGGATGGAAGAAAATCGTCTTCCAATACCTCGACAAAATTATCGCCCAGGGCTTCATGGGCGTCTACCTCGACAAGGTTGACGAATACTGGTTCTGGGCTGAAAATGGCTACAACGAGAGCTGGACGGCGAAGCGGATGATCGAGTTCATACTGGAGATAGCGAACTACACGCGTTCCAAAGCCGGGCAGGATTTCATAATAATCCCCCAGAACGGCGAGTATCTGCTTGAATACGACAACGGAACTCTCTTGGCTACCGTCTCGGGCTGGGCGAGCGAGGACGTCTTCTATGACGGCCTTGAACCGAGCCCTTGGATCGCCGAGAAAGTTCCCCTTCTTAAGAAAGTTGTTGAGGTCGGAAAGCCCGTCTTTGTCGTTGACTATGTTGACGACGGCACGAGGAGTGAGGAGAACCTGTCCAGAATTCTGGACTTCATAGAGAAGGCAAGAAAGGAGGGCTTTATCCCATACGCGACCTTTGAGGACAGAAAACTGGACAGGCTCGACGTGATCCCCGGAATTCAGCCCCCCTTAAATTAA
- the cobS gene encoding adenosylcobinamide-GDP ribazoletransferase: MRNLTPFLTRIPIKGDFEKAREEVWAFPLVAVITSLLPTLILYLKLPMGNLLAVLALYFTIGLLHLDGLADWADGIMVKGDRERKIKAMKDLNTGIAGLFAVVMVLLLQVYSLPLLPFYALFLAELNSKFAMLLALATKRPLGQGLGAYFMEILDRKQLILGTVLYLALLLPLAWFEPLSISSLAGLLAGAYVISLSLREFGGLNGDCIGAVAEITRAGALLGMAVVYQLI; encoded by the coding sequence ATGCGAAACCTGACTCCATTCCTGACGAGGATTCCAATCAAAGGTGACTTTGAAAAGGCAAGGGAGGAAGTTTGGGCCTTTCCGCTCGTTGCCGTTATAACCTCCCTTCTGCCGACCCTGATCTTATACCTCAAACTGCCGATGGGGAATTTGCTTGCGGTTTTGGCCCTCTACTTTACTATTGGCCTGCTTCACCTTGACGGCCTTGCGGATTGGGCCGACGGGATAATGGTCAAGGGAGATAGGGAGAGGAAGATAAAGGCAATGAAAGACCTCAACACCGGAATAGCAGGGCTTTTTGCCGTCGTAATGGTTCTTCTCCTGCAGGTCTACTCTTTACCACTTCTCCCGTTCTACGCGTTGTTCTTGGCGGAGCTGAATTCCAAGTTTGCAATGCTCCTCGCCCTGGCAACGAAAAGGCCCCTCGGCCAGGGTCTCGGGGCATACTTCATGGAAATCCTCGATAGAAAACAGCTTATCCTTGGAACGGTTCTTTACTTAGCTTTGCTTCTGCCTCTGGCCTGGTTTGAACCACTCTCTATCTCTTCACTCGCTGGCCTCCTAGCCGGTGCTTACGTCATTAGTCTTTCGCTCAGAGAGTTTGGCGGGCTGAACGGAGACTGCATTGGTGCGGTGGCGGAGATAACGCGGGCCGGGGCGCTTTTAGGAATGGCAGTGGTTTACCAGTTAATTTAA
- a CDS encoding DUF3368 domain-containing protein, which translates to MIVVSNTSALIGLSNIRHLDILQKLFEEIIPPAVAEEFGEKLPNWVIVRPVSDEKFVKVLSYSLGKGEAEAIALALELNADIIILDDLKAKKFAEDLGLNIIGTAGVILLAKKRGIIKRAFPVLKELREKRFWISDAIIRRIMKSDGEEVE; encoded by the coding sequence ATGATCGTTGTTTCCAATACAAGCGCGCTTATTGGACTATCAAATATAAGACATCTTGACATTTTGCAGAAACTCTTCGAGGAGATAATACCGCCCGCTGTAGCCGAAGAATTCGGAGAAAAACTCCCAAACTGGGTTATTGTAAGACCAGTTTCAGACGAAAAATTCGTGAAAGTACTCTCTTACTCACTTGGAAAAGGAGAAGCAGAAGCCATTGCACTAGCCCTCGAGCTGAATGCTGATATTATCATTCTTGATGACTTAAAGGCCAAGAAGTTTGCAGAGGATCTTGGCCTCAATATCATTGGAACTGCAGGTGTGATATTATTGGCAAAAAAGAGAGGAATTATTAAACGGGCATTTCCTGTTCTAAAGGAACTGAGAGAGAAAAGATTCTGGATTTCTGATGCAATAATCAGGCGCATTATGAAGTCCGATGGGGAAGAGGTTGAGTGA
- a CDS encoding UPF0175 family protein, with protein MEISKDIKGLLRPKPEKEIMLLAAIELYREGKLSLGKAAEFAGLTVREFLYELRKRKIPINYTEEEAEKT; from the coding sequence ATGGAAATATCAAAGGACATTAAAGGACTGCTGAGACCCAAGCCTGAGAAAGAAATAATGTTGCTTGCCGCAATTGAACTATATAGGGAAGGAAAGCTTAGTCTAGGAAAAGCTGCTGAATTTGCTGGTCTCACTGTTAGGGAATTCCTATATGAATTAAGAAAGAGAAAGATTCCAATTAACTACACTGAAGAAGAGGCAGAAAAGACATAA
- the cobZ gene encoding alpha-ribazole phosphatase CobZ gives MKEEILKRLGERGITLQAIIDTALELYIGEDKDKIKEKLHSLLLRYLEDTNVQALLLSAILLEENFKVEGDPVNLIADELIGINIAEYIGGKFALFNFFYYDTRKPGILKELPPFLDDAIGGLIAGCMTKLFEDKS, from the coding sequence ATGAAGGAGGAAATCCTGAAGAGACTTGGAGAGAGGGGAATAACCCTACAAGCAATCATAGACACTGCCCTAGAGCTCTACATAGGGGAGGACAAAGATAAAATCAAGGAAAAGCTACACTCCCTACTCCTCAGGTACCTTGAAGATACAAACGTTCAAGCCCTCCTGCTTTCTGCGATCCTCCTTGAGGAGAACTTCAAAGTTGAGGGGGACCCCGTTAATCTCATTGCGGACGAACTGATAGGGATAAACATAGCCGAGTACATCGGGGGAAAGTTCGCCCTCTTCAACTTCTTCTACTACGATACAAGAAAACCGGGTATATTAAAGGAGCTCCCACCGTTCCTCGACGATGCGATAGGAGGTTTAATAGCTGGGTGCATGACTAAGCTCTTTGAAGATAAAAGCTGA